The proteins below are encoded in one region of Paenibacillus albus:
- a CDS encoding DUF2268 domain-containing putative Zn-dependent protease (predicted Zn-dependent protease with a strongly conserved HExxH motif) yields the protein MRIINMIDNYNEMCDMTQIQGKFNAYKCYTEKYPDLYDGIFKYFYMTDISNLQSMIEQCDFNSCLAKAKENINNGIVDKIVNTVNKTIKLLNYHGDFDLYIGLDLGMHGGVALPANHGNPYAYIGIDRNISESTVESLIPHELNHMVRGAILQNIDMFDFTERVISEGLGTYCPVAFRYGSCDFDLTIEIVAEVMGLPINKTMELMNNKNSLEKAVVNEFGTPLTAEKMSQFFMWSGDDATQYPLSGYFIGMYIIHDLITKGYTICELTAMSSQDIYQNYTK from the coding sequence ATGAGAATAATAAATATGATTGACAACTACAATGAGATGTGTGACATGACACAAATTCAGGGCAAATTTAACGCTTATAAGTGTTATACTGAAAAATATCCAGATTTATATGACGGTATTTTTAAGTATTTTTATATGACTGATATTAGCAATTTGCAATCAATGATAGAACAGTGTGACTTTAATTCTTGTCTTGCGAAAGCGAAAGAAAATATTAATAACGGTATTGTTGATAAGATTGTCAATACAGTGAATAAAACCATTAAATTGTTGAATTATCATGGCGATTTTGATTTATACATTGGGCTTGACCTAGGTATGCACGGAGGCGTTGCGCTTCCGGCTAATCACGGAAACCCCTATGCTTACATTGGAATTGACCGAAATATAAGTGAATCAACCGTCGAGTCATTAATTCCGCATGAACTAAATCATATGGTGCGCGGTGCTATTTTACAAAACATAGATATGTTTGACTTCACCGAAAGGGTAATATCGGAAGGTTTGGGCACTTATTGTCCTGTCGCTTTCAGATATGGCAGTTGTGATTTTGACTTAACTATTGAGATAGTGGCGGAAGTAATGGGATTGCCAATAAATAAAACAATGGAACTCATGAATAATAAAAATTCGTTAGAAAAGGCGGTTGTAAACGAATTTGGGACACCCTTGACCGCAGAGAAAATGAGTCAGTTTTTTATGTGGAGTGGTGATGATGCTACCCAATATCCTTTAAGCGGATATTTCATTGGTATGTATATAATTCACGATTTAATCACCAAAGGGTACACAATCTGTGAATTAACTGCAATGTCATCACAGGATATTTATCAAAATTATACAAAATAA